GCAGGACTTATACCTGTAATAGATATGTGGTAGGCACCAAATGAGATAAAAATCCCAATAAAGGCTAAAAATAAAAATTGGGCCCAATCCCATTTTGTAACAGACTTAAACCTTTTAAAATCAATGGCTATAAGTATGATTCCAGAGAAGAAAAAACGGATAAATGCTAAAAAAAGAGGATCAATATTACCATTTAAAATATTTGAAAAAACCTCTATTGAACTAAAGAGTAAAATTGTAATAAAAATTGATATATATGGTAACACTATCTATCCTTATTTTTAATAATATCTTCAAAGGATGAGAACTCATCACTCTTCATATTACTTTTTTCATTCCAACATTTTCGACACAGCGCAGTATACTCATCTTCTCCTACAACTATATCATTCTCTTTATTCCCTACTTTATAAAAGGAGAACTGTGCATCGTCACCACAATTAGTACAAACAGCACTTAACTTATCAATCTGATCAGAAATTGGAATTAAATCTTGAACAGAACTAAATGTTTTTTTCTCTGAGGTACCGTTTAAAGCAGAAACAATAACAGTAATACCCATATCAGCCCACTTATCAATAATCTTAAGGTCAGAGAAAAATTGCCCTTCATCTATTCCTATAACATCATAGTTATATAGATCTTTAAAGTCAGAGATATTCTCAAGAAAGAACTCTTTAACACTATTCTCTTTTTTGTCATGGGTAAAAAATCCCCTAGTATCCCTTTGTGGTCTTAAAAGCAGTGTCTGCTTTCCTGCAATTTTATATCTTGTTAATCTTCTTAAAAGCTCAGAACTTTTTCCTGAAAACATAGGACCAATAATTAATTCAATCATTCCATTATTCAACACTATTATCCTAACTTTTTCAATTAAAAGTTTATTTATAATTGATGAGAATCACTCTTCGTGGTATCTTGTAGCTATGTCTATAATAGCGAAACTTGATGTTTTTACTCTAAAAATTAGAGAAAAGGGTAATAAAGAGAATTACTTAAATTTTAACGATGTTGGTGGATTTAACCTTCTAAATGAGATCTCTTTCTATTTAGGAAAGAATATCTATCTTTTTAAAATTGATAATGAAGCTGAGCGAACATCTAGAATAGAAAAAAATGAGTTAATAGAAAACTCTCTATTTTGTAGAATAAAGGTTGGTAAATTTGGTGAATCATCTGAAATTGTAGACACACTATCAGGTTCTGGTATATTTCATAAGGAGAGGGAGCACTCGGATACAATTCCACTTTTTTTCCATATATATGTTACAGAAAAAAGTGATATGGCAATTCTACATATTGAAAAGTGTAATAATAGATCACTAATCCCAGAAATCAGGAATATTTTATCAACAGTTCTAGAAGGTTTAAGGGAGGATCTGTTTATATATGAACTAAGACCTTTAAGAAAAACATTAACCCTAGATGAATTGATTAAAAAGAGTTATGGCTCAATAAATAAGATTAGTCTTACAATTGATCAAAATATTAATGATGACTATTTAGAACCAACTGTATTAACTATAAAATCAAAGCCTAGAAAGGATTTCTCGGATAAGATAATAAATAATCTAATAAGCTGCTCTAAGAGTAAAAACTATAACGAACTTAAGAGTTTACTACCTAAGGCTCTTAATAAGATTGATATACAAAATGTTATTCTTGGTATTAGACTAAATGATAAGGGAAATATTACTGTTAACTTATCTGAACCTATACAAATTACAAATAGCTATATAGTATCAAATGACAGTCTAAATATCGATAAGTTTGGACATCCATCGTATAAGTATTTAAAGGAGTATAGTAGCTCCCTAATGTAGAAATCCCACACCTAATTTGGTGTGGGGATATTATTAGATAGATCTGTATACAAGATCTAATAACTCTTCTGTTTCAGAAATACTGATACATTGATCAGTTACAGAGACTCCATACTCTAGTTTAGATAGATCATCCCCTATTTTCTGGTTTCCTTCCTTTAAGTTACTCTCTAACATAAAACCTATTATTGAACTATTTCCAGACTGTTTTTGAGCAATTATGGACTTTATAACCTTACCCTGATTTTTATAATTTTTATCTGAGTTAGCATGGCTACAATCAACAATAATTGAGCTATTAAGCTTAGATGCCTCTAATAACTCTTCGGTCTCTAATATATTTTTAGCTCCATAATTAGAACCATTTCGCCCACCTCTTAATATTACATGTCCATACTTGTTACCCTTTGTTTTAAGAACAGATGTTTGACCAACTTGATCGATACCAATAAAAGTGTGGGAGTGATTAGATGCAATAAGTGCATCAATTGCTGTTTTTATACTACCATCAGTTCCATTTTTAAAACCAACAGGCATGGATAAACCACTGGACATCTCCCTATGAGTCTGACTCTCTGTAGTTCTTGCACCTATAGCAGCCCAGGATATTAGATCTGAATTATATTGGGGAACAATAGGGTCTAAAGCCTCTGTAGCACATGGTAGCCCTAGGTTATTAATATCAGCTAAGAGCTTCCGCCCCCGTCTTAATCCTTCCTCTATATCACAGGAGCCATCCATATATGGATCCAGGATCATCCCCTTCCAGCCTACAGTAGTTCTAGGCTTCTCAAAGTATACTCTCATAACAACAACAATTTTTTCTTTATATCTATCTTGAAGTTTTTTTAACTCTTTTGCATACTCCATGGCACAATTATAATCATGTACTGAGCAGGGACCAACTATAGCAATGATCCTACTATCCTCTTTATCAAGGATCTTTTTAATTGTCTTTCTTCCAGTAATTACTGTCTGATATGCTGAATCACTAACTGATATTTCACTCTTTAAATCATCTGGAGATAATAGAGGTTTACAACTTCCAATGTTAACATTCAATATTTTTTCCATACTCTCTCCCAATTATTAACTAATAAAAAGGGTAGAAAAAATAGTTTATTAACCTTATTATTAATTACATTATTTTTTGTGAGTTTAGAATATATAATAAATAATGTACATAGGGGCAACTTAAGTGAAAATCAAAATATTATACATAATTTTAATCATATTACTGTTTTCTTGTGTTACAACTACGCAAATTAGTGACGACAATGAAGATATTTCGGATAACATATTAATAGAGAATCCTGTTGATTTAAATATAGAGGATATAGATAAAGAAGCTGTATTAACAAAAGATGAGTTAGATAGGATTAAAAGAGAAGAAATATTAGAACAGATGAGTCTAGAGGAGAGAGTTGGACAACTATTTATTATCCAAATCAGGGGTTATACCCGGGTAGATAGTCAGTTAAAAGCGTTTATTCAAAAGTATAAACCTGGGGGCATAATCCTATTTAGTAACAATATTGAAAATAACGAACAAGTTTCAACATTAATAAAGGATTTACAATCTATAAATAGTTTACCCATGTTTATTGCAGTCGATGAGGAGGGTGGTATTGTTTCAAGGCTAGGTAAAGAGAAAAATGTAGATGTAACCCACCTACCCCCAGCCCTTACTATTGGAAATAAAAACAACCCAAGGCTAGCTTATGTTGAGGGAAAGATTTTAGGTAGAGAGCTAACAGCCCTTGGATTTAATATGGATATGGCTCCTGTTGCAGATGTAAATACAAATCCTCAAAATCCAGTTATTGGTAATAGAACTTACTCTGCTAATCAGCACATAGCCGGTGAGATGGTTGTTAATGTTATAAAAGGAATGAGAGAGGAGGGGTTAATATCTGTAATTAAGCACTTTCCTGGTCATGGGGATACAAAAACAGACTCCCACCTAGGGGCAGTAGTATCTCCCCATAATATTGATAGGCTAAATCAGATTGAGTTTGTACCCTTTAAAAGAGGAATAGATAGTGGAGTTGATGTTATTATGACCGCCCATATTATAATGCCAGGAATATCAAATCTACCCCTTCCCTCTACACTTAACCCTGAAATTTTAACAGGAATTCTACGGAATGAATTGGGTTTTAACGGACTAATTATGACAGATGCCCTGGATATGGGTGCTATAACAGATAACTTTTCCACAAAAGAGGCTGTTACTCTTGGTATAGAGGCAGGAGTTGACCTCCTATTAATACCTGCAAACCAAAAAATTGGTATAGAATCCCTAATAGAGTCAGTTAAAAACGGTGAAATCTCAGAAGATAGAGTTAACGAATCAGCTTTAAGGATTTTAAGATTAAAACAAAAGAGTAATCTTTTAACTTATCAAGAACCAAAAGAGAGTATAACTGACGTAAAAAATGACCCAAAACATAGAGCACTAATTGATTCTTTATCGGAATAAACTGCTTTTTATACAAAATAAACATTTTTTTATTACTATACACTACAAAAAAGGCTAAGCAGGTAAAATTTAAACCTTAAATTGTAACAAAAAGCAGTTTTTATATAAAAGCACCAAATAAACTAACGTCAAGATTGACACATATATTCTCAAATGTTAATATTTGTTAATACTCTAACTATCAGGAGAGATTATGAGTCAAAATATGAGAACTGGTGCTGATGCAGTAGTAGAAACAATGTTACAACTTGGGGTTGAATGTGTTTTTGGACTACCTGGTGGAGCTGCAATACCTATTTATGATGCAATCCATGAATCAAAACTAAAATTAATTTTAACAAGACACGAGCAGGGTGCAACCCATATGGCAGATGGTTATGCTAGGGCTACAGGAAATACTGGAGTAGCAATAGTAACATCTGGTCCTGGAGCAACTAATACGGTTACTGGAATATTTACAGCTATGATGGACTCTATACCTATGGTTGTTATATGTGGTCAACAGACAACTAATAATTTAGGTTTAGATACTTTTCAAGAAGCGGATGTTTCTGGAATATCCTACCCTATTGTAAAACATTCATATCTAGTTACTGACATAGAAGATCTACCAAGAGTTGTAAATGAAGCTTTTTACTTAGCAAAAAGTGGTCGTCCTGGACCTGTTGTTATTGATATTCCTAAAAACATATCTAGTGGTTTTTGCGAGCTATCAGAGGAGAGAGTTTTTGACCTTCCTGGATACAAAGTAAAAAAAGAGGGTGATCCTAAGTGCATACAAAAATTTGCCGAGGTTGTTAATCAATCTGTAAGACCTGTTATTTTAGCAGGACATGGAGCACTAATATCCGGTGCCGAGAAAGAGATTGCATACTTAGCTAAAACATTTAGTATCCCTGTTACAAATACGCTGCTAGGTAAGGGGGTTTTTCCAGAAACAGAAGAGCTATCCCTAGGAATGCCAGGAATGCACGGTACAGCATATGCTAATAAGACCCTGTGTGAGGCTGACCTTATTATCTCTATAGGTTCAAGATGGGATGATAGAATAAGTGGAACCCCTGAAGCTTTTTGTGTAAATGCAAAAAAAATTCAGATTGATATTGATAAGTGTGAAATAAATAAAAATATAAAACTAGATGCCTATGTAAATGGGGATGCTAGAACTGTTTTAGAAGAGTTAATACCACTTTTAGAAAAAGTGGATAGAAAACAGTGGATAAAAAATGTATTAAAACTTAAAAAGGATTTCCCTTTAAACTATAAAAAAGAGGGTAAATTACGGGCTCAACATGTAATAGATGAGATGTATAACCTTGCTAAGAAAGATGCTATATATGCTACAGATGTAGGTCAACATCAGATGTGGGCAGCTCAGTTTATAAAAACAGATAACCCAAGAACTTGGTTGTCATCAGGTGGAGCGGGAACTATGGGTTATGGTTTTCCTGCAGCTATAGGTGCTCAAATAGGTAAACCTAAGTCTCAAGTTATAGCAATTGTTGGGGATGGTGGATTCCAAATGACCCTTTGTGAACTATCTACAGCTGTTATCCATAAACTTCCTATAAAAATTCTTGTTATTAACAATAAGTATTTAGGAATGGTTAGACAGTGGCAGGAGTTATTCTACGACAACAGATTATCAGGTGTTGACCTTGTTGGTAACCCAGATCTATTAAAACTTGCAGGAGCCTACGGATTAAAGGGTTTTAGAATTAAACGAAGCTCAGATGTTAGAAGGGTTTTAAAAGAGGCTCTAGATTATAATGATGGTCCTTGTATTATCGATGCTGAAGTAGAGAAGTGTGATAACGTTTTTCCTATGGTTCCAGCAGGAGCACCTTTAGAGGATATGCTTTTAGAGAGACCTAAAATGAAAATGGCTAAACCAAAGGGGAGTACCTGATGAAAATGAAAAAACACTCAATCAGTTTAAGAGTTGCAAATAAGCCGGGGGTTTTAATAAGAATCTCCCTAGTTTTTGCTAGAAGAGGTTACAATATAGATAGTTTAGTTGTTTCTGAATCTAATGATAGAAACTTCTCAAGTATGAATATTACAGCAACCGGTGATCCTGAGACACTTCACCTAATGTTAAATCAGTTAAATAGATTAGTTGATGTAGTACATGCAAAAGAGCACAATAATGAGAATGCTCTACAGAGAGAGTTAGCCCTAGTTAAAGTTAAGTGTGAAGATGTTCAAAGAACTGATGTTCTTCAAATAGCCGATGTTTTTAAAGCCAGAAACATGGATATATCTGACCATACTATTACATTTCAAGTAACAGGTTCTAGTTCAAAACTAGATGCATTCCAAGAACTTTTAAAGCCATACGGTATAGTTGAGCTTATTAGAAGTGGAAATCTAATTATGGCAAGGGGAAGTGAATCTACAACCTAAGATATAAATTAATTAAAAAAAGGCTACAGGGGAACTTGTAGCTTTTTTATTTACCCTCTTTTAACATTTGAACATAGTATCTATCCTCTATTTTAGATTTATTTATATCTATAACTTTCAAAATGTTATATAAATCCTCTTTAGTTGAATCAATTAAACATCTATTAGTAATAATCTTCTCAATCTCTATAA
Above is a genomic segment from Thiospirochaeta perfilievii containing:
- a CDS encoding 3-deoxy-7-phosphoheptulonate synthase; the encoded protein is MEKILNVNIGSCKPLLSPDDLKSEISVSDSAYQTVITGRKTIKKILDKEDSRIIAIVGPCSVHDYNCAMEYAKELKKLQDRYKEKIVVVMRVYFEKPRTTVGWKGMILDPYMDGSCDIEEGLRRGRKLLADINNLGLPCATEALDPIVPQYNSDLISWAAIGARTTESQTHREMSSGLSMPVGFKNGTDGSIKTAIDALIASNHSHTFIGIDQVGQTSVLKTKGNKYGHVILRGGRNGSNYGAKNILETEELLEASKLNSSIIVDCSHANSDKNYKNQGKVIKSIIAQKQSGNSSIIGFMLESNLKEGNQKIGDDLSKLEYGVSVTDQCISISETEELLDLVYRSI
- a CDS encoding glycoside hydrolase family 3 protein, whose amino-acid sequence is MKIKILYIILIILLFSCVTTTQISDDNEDISDNILIENPVDLNIEDIDKEAVLTKDELDRIKREEILEQMSLEERVGQLFIIQIRGYTRVDSQLKAFIQKYKPGGIILFSNNIENNEQVSTLIKDLQSINSLPMFIAVDEEGGIVSRLGKEKNVDVTHLPPALTIGNKNNPRLAYVEGKILGRELTALGFNMDMAPVADVNTNPQNPVIGNRTYSANQHIAGEMVVNVIKGMREEGLISVIKHFPGHGDTKTDSHLGAVVSPHNIDRLNQIEFVPFKRGIDSGVDVIMTAHIIMPGISNLPLPSTLNPEILTGILRNELGFNGLIMTDALDMGAITDNFSTKEAVTLGIEAGVDLLLIPANQKIGIESLIESVKNGEISEDRVNESALRILRLKQKSNLLTYQEPKESITDVKNDPKHRALIDSLSE
- the ilvB gene encoding biosynthetic-type acetolactate synthase large subunit; translation: MSQNMRTGADAVVETMLQLGVECVFGLPGGAAIPIYDAIHESKLKLILTRHEQGATHMADGYARATGNTGVAIVTSGPGATNTVTGIFTAMMDSIPMVVICGQQTTNNLGLDTFQEADVSGISYPIVKHSYLVTDIEDLPRVVNEAFYLAKSGRPGPVVIDIPKNISSGFCELSEERVFDLPGYKVKKEGDPKCIQKFAEVVNQSVRPVILAGHGALISGAEKEIAYLAKTFSIPVTNTLLGKGVFPETEELSLGMPGMHGTAYANKTLCEADLIISIGSRWDDRISGTPEAFCVNAKKIQIDIDKCEINKNIKLDAYVNGDARTVLEELIPLLEKVDRKQWIKNVLKLKKDFPLNYKKEGKLRAQHVIDEMYNLAKKDAIYATDVGQHQMWAAQFIKTDNPRTWLSSGGAGTMGYGFPAAIGAQIGKPKSQVIAIVGDGGFQMTLCELSTAVIHKLPIKILVINNKYLGMVRQWQELFYDNRLSGVDLVGNPDLLKLAGAYGLKGFRIKRSSDVRRVLKEALDYNDGPCIIDAEVEKCDNVFPMVPAGAPLEDMLLERPKMKMAKPKGST
- the ilvN gene encoding acetolactate synthase small subunit, which produces MKMKKHSISLRVANKPGVLIRISLVFARRGYNIDSLVVSESNDRNFSSMNITATGDPETLHLMLNQLNRLVDVVHAKEHNNENALQRELALVKVKCEDVQRTDVLQIADVFKARNMDISDHTITFQVTGSSSKLDAFQELLKPYGIVELIRSGNLIMARGSESTT